A region from the Triticum urartu cultivar G1812 chromosome 1, Tu2.1, whole genome shotgun sequence genome encodes:
- the LOC125551654 gene encoding hexokinase-7 isoform X1 yields the protein MVAAVDAVAEKVVAQLREECATPATRLDGVATAMEEEMRAGLHEDGGSKIKMIISYVDNLPIGSEEGLFYALDLGGTNFRVLRVQLAGKDKRVVKLESREVSIPPHLMSGSAAELFGFIASALAKFVADEGDNKVLDGKQRELGFTFSFPVRQSSIASGTLIKWTKAFAIDDAIGEDVVAELQTAMEKQGVDMRVSALINDTVGTLATGSYNDEDVVIGVILGTGSNAAYVEKADAIPKLEGELPKSGNMVINTEWGNFSSSCLPITEYDQALDKESLNPREQIFEKLISGMYLGDIVRRVLLKIASRSSIFGHIKRTNLKTRFILRTPDISAMHHDETPDLTIVAEKLAETLKIKDTSLETRKMVVEICDIVTSRSARLAAAGIVGIIRKIGRGTPGDKRRTVIAIDGGLFEHYAKFRQCLESTLVELLGEEASELVAVKLTKDGSGVGAALIAAAHSQYLN from the exons ATGGTGGCGGCGGTGGACGCGGTGGCGGAGAAGGTGGTAGCGCAGCTCCGGGAGGAGTGCGCGACCCCGGCGACGCGGCTGGATGGCGTGGCGACGGCCATGGAGGAGGAGATGAGGGCTGGGCTGCACGAGGACGGCGGCAGCAAGATCAAGATGATCATCTCCTACGTCGACAACCTCCCCATCGG GAGTGAAGAAGGCTTGTTCTACGCACTGGACCTTGGAGGAACAAACTTCCGCGTGCTTCGTGTGCAGCTTGCTGGCAAGGACAAGCGCGTTGTCAAGCTTGAATCCAGGGAGGTCTCTATTCCTCCTCACCTCATGTCAGGCAGCGCTGCG GAGTTGTTTGGCTTCATCGCGTCCGCGCTAGCCAAGTTTGTTGCAGATGAAGGAGATAACAAAGTGTTGGATGGCAAGCAGAGGGAGCTGGGCTTCACGTTCTCTTTCCCCGTGAGGCAGTCGTCCATTGCGTCGGGCACCCTGATCAAGTGGACAAAGGCGTTTGCCATCGATGACGCG ATCGGCGAAGATGTAGTCGCGGAATTGCAGACGGCCATGGAGAAGCAAGGTGTCGACATGCGTGTGTCTGCATTG ATCAACGACACCGTAGGGACACTGGCTACGGGCAGCTATAACGATGAAGATGTTGTCATCGGCGTGATATTAGGTACCGGCTCAAATGCCGCATATGTAGAAAAGGCAGACGCCATACCCAAGTTGGAAGGAGAGTTACCAAAATCAGGAAATATG GTTATAAATACCGAATGGGGCAACTTCTCTTCTTCATGCCTTCCGATCACAGAATATGATCAAGCATTAGACAAGGAGAGCCTAAATCCTAGAGAGCAG ATCTTCGAAAAGTTAATATCCGGAATGTATCTTGGTGACATCGTGAGGCGGGTGCTTCTTAAAATCGCCTCGCGGTCTTCGATTTTTGGTCACATTAAACGCACCAACCTCAAAACTCGCTTCATTCTGAG GACTCCTGATATTTCCGCGATGCACCATGATGAAACCCCTGATCTGACGATTGTAGCTGAAAAACTGGCAGAAACCCTGAAGATCAAAGACACGTCCTTGGAGACTCGGAAGATGGTCGTCGAAATCTGCGACATCGTGACCAGCAGGTCTGCCCGGCTGGCTGCTGCCGGGATTGTGGGGATAATCAGGAAGATTGGTAGGGGCACCCCAGGCGACAAGAGGAGGACAGTCATCGCGATCGACGGCGGGCTGTTTGAGCATTACGCCAAGTTCCGGCAGTGCCTGGAGAGCACGCTGGTGGAGCTGCTTGGCGAGGAGGCGTCGGAGTTGGTGGCGGTCAAGCTCACAAAGGACGGTTCGGGCGTCGGAGCTGCCTTGATTGCTGCTGCTCACTCTCAGTACCTCAACTGA
- the LOC125551654 gene encoding hexokinase-7 isoform X2: MVAAVDAVAEKVVAQLREECATPATRLDGVATAMEEEMRAGLHEDGGSKIKMIISYVDNLPIGSEEGLFYALDLGGTNFRVLRVQLAGKDKRVVKLESREVSIPPHLMSGSAAELFGFIASALAKFVADEGDNKVLDGKQRELGFTFSFPVRQSSIASGTLIKWTKAFAIDDAIGEDVVAELQTAMEKQGVDMRVSALINDTVGTLATGSYNDEDVVIGVILGTGSNAAYVEKADAIPKLEGELPKSGNMVINTEWGNFSSSCLPITEYDQALDKESLNPREQIFEKLISGMYLGDIVRRVLLKIASRSSIFGHIKRTNLKTRFILRNPEDQRHVLGDSEDGRRNLRHRDQQVCPAGCCRDCGDNQEDW; this comes from the exons ATGGTGGCGGCGGTGGACGCGGTGGCGGAGAAGGTGGTAGCGCAGCTCCGGGAGGAGTGCGCGACCCCGGCGACGCGGCTGGATGGCGTGGCGACGGCCATGGAGGAGGAGATGAGGGCTGGGCTGCACGAGGACGGCGGCAGCAAGATCAAGATGATCATCTCCTACGTCGACAACCTCCCCATCGG GAGTGAAGAAGGCTTGTTCTACGCACTGGACCTTGGAGGAACAAACTTCCGCGTGCTTCGTGTGCAGCTTGCTGGCAAGGACAAGCGCGTTGTCAAGCTTGAATCCAGGGAGGTCTCTATTCCTCCTCACCTCATGTCAGGCAGCGCTGCG GAGTTGTTTGGCTTCATCGCGTCCGCGCTAGCCAAGTTTGTTGCAGATGAAGGAGATAACAAAGTGTTGGATGGCAAGCAGAGGGAGCTGGGCTTCACGTTCTCTTTCCCCGTGAGGCAGTCGTCCATTGCGTCGGGCACCCTGATCAAGTGGACAAAGGCGTTTGCCATCGATGACGCG ATCGGCGAAGATGTAGTCGCGGAATTGCAGACGGCCATGGAGAAGCAAGGTGTCGACATGCGTGTGTCTGCATTG ATCAACGACACCGTAGGGACACTGGCTACGGGCAGCTATAACGATGAAGATGTTGTCATCGGCGTGATATTAGGTACCGGCTCAAATGCCGCATATGTAGAAAAGGCAGACGCCATACCCAAGTTGGAAGGAGAGTTACCAAAATCAGGAAATATG GTTATAAATACCGAATGGGGCAACTTCTCTTCTTCATGCCTTCCGATCACAGAATATGATCAAGCATTAGACAAGGAGAGCCTAAATCCTAGAGAGCAG ATCTTCGAAAAGTTAATATCCGGAATGTATCTTGGTGACATCGTGAGGCGGGTGCTTCTTAAAATCGCCTCGCGGTCTTCGATTTTTGGTCACATTAAACGCACCAACCTCAAAACTCGCTTCATTCTGAG AAACCCTGAAGATCAAAGACACGTCCTTGGAGACTCGGAAGATGGTCGTCGAAATCTGCGACATCGTGACCAGCAGGTCTGCCCGGCTGGCTGCTGCCGGGATTGTGGGGATAATCAGGAAGATTGGTAG
- the LOC125551665 gene encoding uncharacterized protein LOC125551665 has translation MCHSPSGSRATARSGRVEEFADAATEEGGESKLSALLYDLSQQVQDSLQSMLKMTGEIEQCSDEIEVEIEQAKEGVADKYRVLEEEKERFQKVALAALNILSGGI, from the exons atgtgtcACTCGCCGTCGGGATCACGCGCGACGGCGCGGTCGGGCAGGGTGGAGGAATTCGCCGACGCGGCAACGGAGGAAGGCGGCGAGTCCAAACTCTCCGCGCTCCTCTACG ACTTGTCGCAGCAGGTCCAGGACAGCCTCCAGAGCATGCTGAAGATGACGGGCGAGATCGAGCAGTGCAGTGACGAGATCGAGGTGGAGATCGAGCAGGCCAAGGAGGGCGTGGCTGACAAGTACAGGGTGCtcgaggaggagaaggaaaggttcCAGAAGGTGGCCCTCGCGGCGCTCAACATCCTGAGCGGTGGCATCTGA